One window from the genome of Pseudonocardia hierapolitana encodes:
- a CDS encoding response regulator, translating to MTTEPTDAPIRVFLVDDHGLFRSGVRAELDRHVPDVTVVGEAGSVDEAVAAIRHLRPDVVLLDVHMPDGGGAEVLRQLRPELPDVVFLALSVSDAAEDVIAVIRAGARGYVTKTISGRELADAVRRVKSGDAVFSPRLAGFVLDVFSDRPGAAPPGDPELDLLTRRERDVLRLLARGYAYKEIAGELFISVKTVETHVSSVLRKTQLSNRYELSRWASDRRLV from the coding sequence ATGACCACCGAACCGACCGACGCGCCCATCCGCGTCTTCCTGGTCGACGACCACGGCCTCTTCCGGTCCGGGGTGCGGGCCGAACTCGACCGGCACGTCCCGGACGTCACCGTGGTGGGGGAGGCCGGCTCCGTCGACGAGGCGGTGGCCGCCATCCGCCACCTGCGTCCCGACGTGGTGCTGCTGGACGTCCACATGCCCGACGGCGGCGGCGCCGAGGTGTTGCGCCAGCTGCGCCCCGAGCTGCCCGACGTCGTGTTCCTGGCGCTGTCGGTGTCCGACGCGGCGGAGGACGTCATCGCGGTCATCCGCGCCGGCGCCCGCGGCTACGTCACGAAGACGATCTCGGGGCGGGAGCTCGCCGACGCGGTACGGCGGGTGAAGTCGGGCGACGCGGTGTTCTCGCCGCGGCTGGCCGGCTTCGTGCTGGACGTGTTCTCCGACCGGCCCGGCGCGGCTCCTCCTGGCGATCCGGAGCTGGACCTGCTGACCCGCCGCGAGCGTGACGTGCTGCGCCTGCTCGCGCGGGGCTACGCGTACAAGGAGATCGCGGGGGAGCTGTTCATCTCGGTCAAGACCGTGGAGACCCACGTCTCGAGCGTGCTGCGCAAAACGCAGCTGTCCAACCGCTACGAGCTCTCGCGGTGGGCGTCGGACCGGCGTCTCGTCTAG
- the pcrA gene encoding DNA helicase PcrA — MSALFELPTENPVQPRTERGAALLEGLNPRQREAVVHAGSPLLIVAGAGSGKTRVLTHRIAWLLAERGVHPGEIMSITFTNKAAAEMKERVDALVGRRGNAMWVSTFHSMCVRILRREAKHLGVRSAFSVYDADDTRRLVGLVVRDLELDPKKFSGRGVAAQISNLKNELLSADAAAERAANDFERKVAEVYAVYQARLRTANAFDFDDLIMETVALLQRLPAVAEYYRRRFRHVLVDEYQDTNHAQYVLVRELVAPAAEGVEPGELCVVGDSDQSIYAFRGASIRNIIEFEQDFPNARTIMLEQNYRSTQRILSAANAVIARNPNRRDKRLWSDQGDGAKVVGYVADNEHDEAAFVAQEIDRLVDSGEIRNSDVAVFYRTNSQSRVFEDVFLRVGLPYKVVGGVRFYERKEVRDALAYLRVLSNPEDTVSLRRILNVPKRGIGERAEELVATYADRERISFAAALRIAAEQPERIPGLVTRSQRCIASFVQLLDELNELVERGDDTAEILEAVYARTGYTAELEASDDPQDGSRRENLAELVTVAREFAGDAAVADLDDSDVEVGAPAPGSLAAFLERVALVADADSIPDNDEGMVTLMTLHTAKGLEFPVVFLTGWEDGVFPHMRAMGDPAELAEERRLAYVGITRAQQRLYLSRAMIRSSFGQPNANPASRFLAEVPDDLVDWRRAEPERSAPVGRFGFGRRPTATDRGSWNVPKAALKASISLDVGDRVNHDKYGLGTVIESDKSTQRVLIDFGSAGTVRLMLIGGVPLQKL, encoded by the coding sequence ATGAGTGCGCTGTTCGAACTGCCAACAGAGAACCCCGTCCAGCCCCGCACGGAGCGCGGTGCGGCGCTGCTGGAGGGGCTCAACCCGCGGCAGCGCGAGGCGGTGGTCCACGCCGGCTCGCCGCTGCTGATCGTCGCGGGGGCGGGCTCGGGCAAGACCCGCGTGCTCACCCACCGCATCGCGTGGCTGCTCGCCGAGCGTGGGGTCCACCCCGGCGAGATCATGTCCATCACCTTCACCAACAAGGCCGCGGCCGAGATGAAGGAGCGCGTCGACGCCCTCGTCGGCAGGCGCGGCAACGCGATGTGGGTGTCCACGTTCCACTCGATGTGCGTGCGCATCCTGCGGCGCGAGGCCAAGCACCTCGGCGTGCGCAGCGCGTTCTCCGTCTACGACGCCGACGACACGCGCCGGCTCGTCGGCCTGGTCGTGCGCGACCTGGAGCTCGACCCGAAGAAGTTCTCCGGCCGCGGCGTCGCGGCGCAGATCTCCAACCTCAAGAACGAGCTGCTGTCGGCCGACGCCGCCGCCGAGCGGGCCGCCAACGACTTCGAGCGCAAGGTCGCCGAGGTCTACGCGGTGTACCAGGCGCGGCTGCGCACCGCCAATGCGTTCGACTTCGACGACCTGATCATGGAGACGGTCGCGCTGCTGCAGCGGCTCCCCGCCGTTGCGGAGTACTACCGGCGCCGGTTCCGGCACGTGCTGGTCGACGAGTACCAGGACACCAACCACGCCCAGTACGTGCTGGTGCGCGAGCTGGTCGCGCCCGCCGCCGAGGGTGTCGAGCCGGGCGAGCTGTGCGTGGTGGGCGACTCCGACCAGTCGATCTACGCGTTCCGCGGCGCGAGCATCCGCAACATCATCGAGTTCGAGCAGGACTTCCCGAACGCCCGCACGATCATGCTGGAGCAGAACTACCGCTCCACGCAGCGCATCCTGTCGGCGGCCAACGCGGTCATCGCGCGCAACCCCAACCGGCGCGACAAGCGGCTGTGGTCCGATCAGGGCGACGGCGCGAAGGTGGTCGGGTACGTCGCCGACAACGAGCACGACGAGGCCGCGTTCGTCGCGCAGGAGATCGACCGGCTCGTCGACTCCGGCGAGATCCGCAACTCGGACGTCGCGGTCTTCTACCGCACCAACTCGCAGTCGCGGGTGTTCGAGGACGTGTTCCTGCGCGTCGGCCTGCCCTACAAGGTCGTGGGCGGGGTGCGCTTCTACGAGCGCAAGGAGGTGCGCGACGCGCTGGCGTACCTGCGGGTGCTGTCCAACCCGGAGGACACCGTCAGCCTGCGCCGCATCCTCAACGTTCCCAAGCGCGGCATCGGCGAGCGCGCCGAGGAGCTGGTGGCCACCTACGCCGACCGGGAGCGGATCTCGTTCGCGGCGGCGCTGCGGATCGCGGCGGAGCAGCCGGAGAGGATCCCGGGACTGGTCACGCGGTCGCAGCGGTGCATCGCCTCGTTCGTCCAGCTACTCGACGAGCTGAACGAGCTGGTGGAGCGCGGCGACGACACGGCGGAGATCCTGGAGGCCGTCTACGCGCGCACCGGCTACACCGCCGAGCTGGAGGCGAGCGACGACCCGCAGGACGGTTCGCGCCGGGAGAACCTCGCCGAGCTCGTCACGGTGGCCCGGGAGTTCGCCGGCGACGCCGCGGTGGCCGACCTCGACGACTCGGACGTGGAGGTGGGAGCGCCTGCGCCCGGCTCGCTGGCGGCGTTCCTCGAGCGCGTGGCGCTGGTGGCCGACGCCGACTCCATCCCCGACAACGACGAGGGCATGGTCACCCTGATGACCCTGCACACGGCCAAGGGGCTGGAGTTCCCGGTCGTGTTCCTCACCGGCTGGGAGGACGGCGTGTTCCCGCACATGCGGGCCATGGGCGACCCGGCCGAGCTGGCCGAGGAGCGGCGCCTGGCCTACGTGGGCATCACGCGCGCACAGCAGCGGCTGTACCTGTCGCGGGCGATGATCCGTTCGTCGTTCGGGCAGCCCAACGCCAACCCGGCCTCCCGCTTCCTCGCCGAGGTGCCCGACGACCTGGTCGACTGGCGGCGCGCCGAGCCGGAACGCTCGGCGCCGGTGGGGAGGTTCGGGTTCGGGCGCAGGCCCACCGCAACCGACCGCGGCAGCTGGAACGTCCCGAAGGCCGCGCTCAAGGCGTCGATCTCCCTCGACGTCGGCGACCGGGTCAACCACGACAAGTACGGGCTGGGCACCGTCATCGAGTCCGACAAGTCCACGCAGCGGGTGCTGATCGACTTCGGCAGCGCGGGCACGGTCCGGCTGATGCTCATCGGCGGAGTGCCGTTGCAGAAGCTCTAG
- a CDS encoding ATP-binding protein: protein MGVPGPGATAGTPPLARRRSARLVAGVAGGVADHLGVNVLWVRAAFVVLAAVNGAGVIAYGLLWIFVRQEPMEVPRPLGRAERQQALGLAALGIGAGLAAAALGNTVVGWIVGPLGVAAVGAAVVWREADESQRRRWTAGARSGVTGVTGGGRAALWRVLAGALFVATGIGVFLLGNLDLSQVQFGLLAVLATLLGVGVLTIPWWVRLMRELSEERRERIIETERAEIAAHLHDSVLQTLALIQRQSDQPREVLRLARGQERELRHWLYGPTGYGRSGRASGDPALSEGLADAITAAAAEVEDTYAIDVRPVVVGDRPLDDGLRALVLAAREAMVNAAKHAQVGEVSVYVEVEPDEVHVFVRDRGVGFDPDSVPGDRHGLADSVHGRMERHGGTVRLRSTPGEGTEVHISMPVDGRAAEQDETAPPVRAQEESNT, encoded by the coding sequence ATGGGAGTTCCCGGTCCCGGCGCAACCGCCGGCACACCGCCGCTCGCGCGCCGGCGAAGCGCCCGCCTCGTGGCGGGTGTCGCCGGCGGCGTCGCCGACCACCTCGGCGTCAACGTGCTGTGGGTGCGCGCCGCGTTCGTCGTGCTCGCGGCGGTCAACGGCGCCGGTGTCATCGCCTACGGGCTGCTGTGGATCTTCGTGCGGCAGGAGCCGATGGAGGTTCCGCGCCCGCTGGGACGTGCCGAGCGCCAGCAGGCCCTCGGGCTCGCCGCGCTGGGCATCGGGGCAGGGCTCGCGGCCGCGGCGCTGGGCAACACCGTCGTGGGCTGGATCGTCGGCCCGCTCGGGGTGGCGGCCGTCGGTGCCGCGGTGGTGTGGCGGGAGGCCGACGAGTCGCAGCGCAGGCGCTGGACCGCGGGGGCGAGGTCGGGCGTCACCGGTGTCACGGGTGGCGGCCGGGCCGCGCTGTGGCGCGTGCTGGCAGGCGCGCTGTTCGTCGCCACCGGGATCGGGGTGTTCCTGTTGGGCAACCTGGACCTCTCGCAGGTGCAGTTCGGGCTGCTCGCGGTGCTGGCCACACTGCTCGGCGTCGGCGTCCTCACCATCCCGTGGTGGGTGCGGCTGATGCGCGAGCTCTCCGAGGAGCGCCGCGAGCGCATCATCGAGACCGAGCGCGCCGAGATCGCGGCCCACCTGCACGACTCGGTGCTGCAGACCCTGGCGCTCATCCAGCGCCAGTCCGACCAGCCGCGCGAGGTGCTGCGGCTCGCCCGCGGCCAGGAGCGCGAGCTGCGCCACTGGTTGTACGGCCCCACCGGCTACGGCCGTTCCGGGCGCGCGTCCGGCGACCCGGCGCTCTCGGAGGGGCTGGCCGACGCCATCACCGCCGCCGCCGCCGAGGTGGAGGACACGTACGCGATCGACGTGCGCCCGGTCGTGGTCGGCGACCGTCCGCTCGACGACGGGTTGCGCGCGCTCGTGCTCGCGGCCCGCGAGGCGATGGTCAACGCCGCGAAGCACGCGCAGGTGGGCGAGGTGAGCGTCTACGTCGAGGTGGAGCCGGACGAGGTGCACGTGTTCGTGCGCGACCGCGGCGTCGGCTTCGACCCGGACAGCGTGCCCGGCGACCGGCACGGCCTCGCCGACTCCGTGCACGGCAGGATGGAGCGGCACGGCGGGACCGTGCGGCTGCGCAGCACGCCGGGAGAGGGCACCGAGGTCCACATCTCCATGCCGGTCGACGGGCGCGCCGCCGAGCAGGACGAAACCGCACCCCCGGTGCGGGCGCAGGAGGAATCCAACACATGA
- a CDS encoding chorismate mutase: protein MQEETVTVTTDKTENAPTADDIDALRVEIDRLDAEILRLVKRRTEVSKTIGRARMAAGGPRIVYSREMAVLARFRELGSEGRDLALLLLRLGRGRLGTS, encoded by the coding sequence CTGCAGGAGGAGACCGTGACCGTGACGACCGACAAGACCGAGAACGCCCCCACCGCCGACGACATCGACGCGCTGCGGGTCGAGATCGACCGCCTCGACGCGGAGATCCTGCGTCTCGTCAAACGCCGCACCGAGGTGTCGAAGACGATCGGCAGGGCCCGCATGGCCGCCGGCGGGCCGCGGATCGTCTACAGCCGGGAGATGGCCGTGCTCGCCCGTTTCCGGGAGCTCGGCAGCGAGGGCCGCGACCTCGCGCTGCTCCTCCTGCGGCTGGGCCGTGGTCGCCTCGGCACCAGCTGA
- a CDS encoding lipase family alpha/beta hydrolase — protein MALVHIGVDRLARVAGAAQAAAVDVTRAGAYAARTFGSPAGLRGLAVEGAWLTAHLAVYPAGLVHAQLRVPAVHRTDPLPPVRRSLVVTDVEAAGTPILLLHGIMDNRSVFTVFRRSLRRRGFGVVHAVNYSVFTEDIRTAAHRLHRQVDELRELAGAERIHIVGHSLGGMIARYYVQRMGGSAAVDTLVTLGSPHGGTLAAHLLPTPLARQLRPGSDVIAELAQPAPGCHTRFLVVWSRMDQMVLPQRNGRLRHPDLDVEELGIRDVGHLALPIDPRTVRWVAAALGRTARATHPLRPGQTYSRVTSERSATARHPHPDAASITPPRRARSCP, from the coding sequence ATGGCGCTGGTCCATATCGGGGTGGACCGCCTGGCCCGGGTGGCCGGGGCGGCGCAAGCCGCTGCGGTCGATGTCACGCGCGCCGGCGCCTACGCCGCCCGGACGTTCGGCAGCCCGGCCGGCCTCCGCGGGCTCGCGGTGGAGGGGGCGTGGCTCACCGCGCACCTCGCCGTCTACCCCGCGGGCCTCGTGCACGCGCAGCTGCGCGTCCCCGCCGTCCACCGCACCGACCCGTTGCCGCCGGTGCGCCGCAGCCTGGTGGTCACCGACGTCGAGGCCGCCGGAACCCCGATCCTGCTGCTGCACGGGATCATGGACAACCGTTCGGTCTTCACCGTGTTCCGGCGCTCGCTGCGGCGCCGCGGCTTCGGCGTGGTGCACGCGGTGAACTACAGCGTGTTCACCGAGGACATCCGCACGGCGGCGCACCGGTTGCACCGGCAGGTCGACGAGCTGCGCGAGCTCGCGGGCGCGGAGCGCATCCACATCGTCGGCCACTCGCTCGGCGGGATGATCGCGCGCTACTACGTCCAGCGGATGGGCGGCAGCGCCGCCGTCGACACGCTCGTCACGCTCGGCAGCCCACACGGCGGCACCCTCGCCGCCCACCTGCTCCCCACACCGCTCGCGCGCCAGCTCCGCCCCGGATCGGATGTGATCGCCGAGCTCGCGCAGCCCGCGCCCGGGTGCCACACGCGCTTCCTCGTGGTGTGGAGCCGGATGGACCAGATGGTGCTGCCGCAGCGCAACGGGCGACTGCGGCACCCCGACCTCGACGTCGAGGAGCTCGGAATACGTGACGTCGGTCACTTGGCTCTGCCGATCGACCCTCGGACAGTGCGCTGGGTAGCCGCCGCGCTCGGCCGTACGGCGCGGGCGACTCACCCGTTGCGCCCAGGTCAGACCTACTCACGGGTCACTTCCGAACGCTCCGCGACCGCGCGTCACCCGCATCCTGACGCTGCGTCGATCACACCGCCACGCCGAGCGAGAAGTTGCCCCTAG
- a CDS encoding PspC domain-containing protein: MSRTDVGETLREMWETRPARPRDDRQVAGVAAGIARRYDIDPVLVRVGFVVAAFSGIGAALYIAGWILLPDEPAGPADPRANRPRKWLVVALAIAAAVTMGSVFGGNGPDWILPLLVVAALLYLLHRSRGDRGQRAAEAPTVAAPMAAAGPPLVGEPTGAAGSTEPPVNPPAWDPLGAAPFAWDLPEPSPPPAEPPPRRLPVTPVTLGLALIVGSATAVIMMLGGMLTLANLAVLCGVVLAVLGAGLVVGAFLRTGRGLIPFALLLGSLTWAIVAAPVDRWEGDGYGELVAAPTTVAALQASYERGAGEIDLDLRNLDLTVPPDGNTSPVRTRISMGAGDVTVRVPSTADVTLTAQAGFGDVRFGAREDDGPDAHVQVINDLGTDGVRSGRPLVIDIDAGLADVEVRRG, encoded by the coding sequence ATGAGTCGCACGGACGTCGGCGAGACGCTGCGGGAGATGTGGGAGACACGCCCTGCCCGGCCGAGGGACGACCGCCAGGTGGCGGGGGTGGCGGCGGGCATCGCGCGCCGCTACGACATCGACCCGGTGCTGGTGCGGGTCGGCTTCGTCGTGGCGGCCTTCTCCGGGATCGGGGCGGCGCTCTACATCGCGGGCTGGATCCTGCTGCCCGACGAACCCGCCGGTCCGGCGGACCCGCGAGCGAACCGGCCGCGCAAGTGGCTCGTCGTCGCGCTCGCCATCGCCGCCGCGGTGACCATGGGAAGCGTGTTCGGCGGCAACGGACCCGATTGGATCCTCCCGCTGCTGGTCGTGGCCGCGCTGCTGTACCTGCTCCACCGCAGCCGCGGTGACCGCGGCCAACGGGCGGCGGAGGCACCGACGGTCGCCGCTCCGATGGCCGCTGCGGGTCCACCGCTGGTGGGTGAGCCCACGGGGGCGGCCGGCAGCACCGAGCCCCCGGTGAACCCGCCCGCATGGGACCCGCTCGGCGCGGCACCGTTCGCATGGGACCTGCCGGAGCCCTCACCCCCGCCTGCCGAGCCACCGCCGCGCCGGCTACCCGTCACACCGGTGACGCTCGGCCTCGCGCTGATCGTCGGCAGCGCGACCGCGGTGATCATGATGCTCGGCGGCATGCTGACGCTCGCGAACCTGGCCGTGCTGTGCGGGGTGGTGCTCGCGGTGCTCGGCGCCGGTCTGGTGGTCGGGGCGTTCCTGCGGACCGGGCGCGGCCTCATCCCGTTCGCACTGCTGCTGGGCTCCCTCACCTGGGCGATCGTGGCGGCGCCCGTGGACCGATGGGAGGGTGACGGGTACGGCGAGCTGGTCGCCGCACCCACCACCGTGGCCGCGCTGCAGGCCAGCTACGAGCGCGGTGCCGGCGAGATCGACCTCGACCTGCGCAACCTGGACCTCACCGTGCCGCCGGACGGGAACACGAGCCCCGTGCGCACCCGGATCTCGATGGGCGCAGGCGACGTGACGGTGCGGGTGCCGAGCACGGCCGACGTCACCCTCACGGCACAGGCCGGGTTCGGAGACGTCCGCTTCGGTGCCCGCGAGGACGACGGTCCGGACGCGCACGTGCAGGTGATCAACGACCTCGGCACCGACGGCGTCCGCAGCGGACGCCCGCTCGTGATCGACATCGACGCAGGACTGGCAGACGTGGAGGTGCGCCGTGGCTGA
- a CDS encoding M23 family metallopeptidase has translation MAAGAVVAGGQTLATTFFDSTQAVAALQPVAQVSNDPPADPDASFEGAIGGDQLLPDPLAIDALDPASQVDVQNLAKAVDIGRELARQAAKIEAALADGAPEAFLYGETAFVKPTVGHLTSLFGSRWGRAHEGIDIAGPIGTPIYALTDAVVEESGPATGYGLWVVLRHTDGTQSVYGHVNRTFVKEGERVKAGEEIAEIGNRGYSTGPHLHLEVWSSDGSKINPLTWLRKRGIEY, from the coding sequence GTGGCCGCTGGTGCCGTGGTGGCAGGCGGCCAGACCCTCGCCACGACGTTCTTCGACAGCACGCAGGCGGTCGCCGCGTTGCAGCCCGTCGCCCAGGTGTCGAACGATCCGCCCGCCGACCCCGACGCCTCGTTCGAAGGGGCGATCGGCGGCGACCAGCTGCTGCCCGATCCCCTCGCGATCGACGCGCTCGACCCGGCGTCCCAGGTGGACGTGCAGAACCTCGCCAAGGCCGTGGACATCGGGCGTGAACTCGCCCGGCAGGCGGCGAAGATCGAGGCGGCGCTGGCCGACGGCGCCCCCGAGGCGTTCCTCTACGGCGAAACCGCGTTCGTCAAGCCCACCGTCGGACACCTGACGTCCCTCTTCGGCAGCCGCTGGGGAAGGGCCCACGAGGGCATCGACATCGCGGGCCCGATCGGCACGCCCATCTACGCGCTCACCGACGCCGTGGTCGAGGAGTCCGGCCCGGCGACGGGATACGGGCTGTGGGTGGTGCTGCGCCACACCGACGGAACGCAGAGCGTGTACGGGCACGTCAACCGGACGTTCGTGAAAGAGGGCGAGCGGGTGAAAGCGGGCGAGGAGATCGCCGAGATCGGCAACCGGGGCTACTCCACCGGCCCGCACCTGCACCTGGAGGTCTGGAGCTCGGACGGAAGCAAGATCAATCCCTTGACCTGGCTGCGCAAGCGCGGGATCGAGTACTGA
- the sucC gene encoding ADP-forming succinate--CoA ligase subunit beta, translating to MDLYEYQAKELFAAHGVPVLPGRTVETAEEAGAAAAELGTAVVVKAQVKTGGRGKAGGVKLAETPEEAKEKAAAILGMDIKGHTVHQVLVTEASDIAEEYYFSFLLDRSNRTFLAMCSAEGGMEIEQLAVERPEALARVPVDAIAGVDRAKAADIVAQAKIPAAVADQAVDVIVKLWETFVSEDATLVEVNPLVRDPQDKVVALDGKVTLDGNADFRHPGHADLVDQRTEDPLEAKAKAKDLNYVKLDGEVGIIGNGAGLVMSTLDVVAYAGEKHGGVKPANFLDIGGGASAEVMAAGLDVILGDPDVKSVFVNVFGGITACDAVATGIVEALKILGDAATKPLVVRLDGNNVVEGRRILDEANHPLVTQVDTMDNAADKAAELAAAGA from the coding sequence GTGGACCTCTACGAGTACCAGGCGAAGGAGCTCTTCGCCGCGCACGGAGTGCCGGTCCTGCCGGGCCGCACGGTCGAGACGGCGGAGGAGGCAGGCGCCGCCGCCGCAGAGCTCGGCACAGCCGTCGTGGTGAAGGCCCAGGTGAAGACCGGTGGGCGGGGCAAGGCGGGCGGCGTGAAGCTGGCCGAGACGCCCGAGGAGGCGAAGGAGAAGGCCGCCGCGATCCTGGGCATGGACATCAAGGGCCACACCGTGCACCAGGTGCTGGTCACCGAGGCGAGCGACATCGCCGAGGAGTACTACTTCTCGTTCCTGCTGGACCGCTCGAACCGCACGTTCCTCGCGATGTGCTCCGCCGAGGGCGGCATGGAGATCGAGCAGCTCGCGGTGGAGCGCCCCGAGGCGCTGGCGCGGGTGCCGGTCGACGCGATCGCCGGTGTGGACCGCGCGAAGGCCGCCGACATCGTGGCCCAGGCGAAGATCCCGGCCGCGGTGGCCGACCAGGCCGTCGACGTCATCGTGAAGCTGTGGGAGACGTTCGTCTCCGAGGACGCCACGCTGGTCGAGGTCAACCCGCTCGTGCGCGACCCGCAGGACAAGGTCGTCGCTCTGGACGGCAAGGTCACCCTGGACGGCAACGCGGACTTCCGGCACCCCGGCCACGCGGACCTGGTGGACCAGCGCACCGAGGACCCGCTCGAGGCCAAGGCGAAGGCCAAGGACCTCAACTACGTCAAGCTCGATGGCGAGGTCGGGATCATCGGCAACGGCGCGGGCCTGGTCATGTCCACGCTCGACGTGGTCGCGTACGCCGGGGAGAAGCACGGCGGGGTGAAGCCGGCGAACTTCCTGGACATCGGTGGTGGGGCCTCGGCCGAGGTGATGGCGGCCGGGCTGGACGTGATCCTGGGTGACCCGGACGTCAAGAGCGTGTTCGTCAACGTGTTCGGTGGGATCACCGCCTGCGACGCGGTGGCCACCGGCATCGTCGAGGCGCTGAAGATCCTGGGCGACGCGGCCACCAAGCCGCTGGTCGTGCGGCTGGACGGCAACAACGTCGTCGAGGGGCGGCGGATCCTCGACGAGGCGAACCACCCCCTGGTCACCCAGGTGGACACGATGGACAACGCGGCTGACAAGGCCGCCGAGCTGGCCGCGGCAGGAGCCTGA
- the sucD gene encoding succinate--CoA ligase subunit alpha, with amino-acid sequence MSIFLNENSKVIVQGMTGGEGTKHTTKMLAAGTNIVGGVNARKAGTTVTIGGKDLTVFGTVEEAIKETGADVSVVFVPPRFAKDAVIEAIDAEIPLAVVITEGIPVHDSAYFWAHACAKGNKTRIIGPNCPGIISPGKSNAGIIPADIAGAGPIGLVSKSGTLTYQMMYELREYGFSTAIGIGGDPVIGTTHIDALEAFEADPETRAIVMIGEIGGDAEERAADYIKANVSKPVVGYVAGFTAPEGKTMGHAGAIVSGSAGTAQAKKDALEAAGVKVGKTPSETAQLMKDILAGQ; translated from the coding sequence ATGTCGATCTTCCTCAACGAGAACAGCAAGGTCATCGTCCAGGGCATGACCGGTGGTGAGGGCACCAAGCACACCACCAAGATGCTGGCCGCCGGCACGAACATCGTCGGTGGTGTGAACGCGCGCAAGGCCGGCACCACGGTGACCATCGGTGGCAAGGACCTCACGGTGTTCGGCACCGTCGAGGAGGCCATCAAGGAGACCGGTGCCGACGTCAGCGTGGTGTTCGTTCCGCCGCGCTTCGCCAAGGACGCGGTGATCGAGGCGATCGACGCCGAGATCCCCCTCGCCGTGGTGATCACCGAGGGCATCCCGGTGCACGACTCGGCCTACTTCTGGGCGCACGCCTGCGCCAAGGGCAACAAGACGCGGATCATCGGCCCGAACTGCCCGGGGATCATCTCGCCCGGGAAGTCGAACGCGGGGATCATCCCGGCCGACATCGCCGGTGCGGGCCCGATCGGGCTGGTGTCCAAGTCCGGGACGTTGACCTACCAGATGATGTACGAGCTGCGGGAGTACGGCTTCTCCACGGCGATCGGCATCGGTGGTGACCCGGTGATCGGCACCACGCACATCGACGCGCTGGAGGCGTTCGAGGCCGACCCGGAGACGCGGGCGATCGTGATGATCGGCGAGATCGGCGGCGACGCCGAGGAGCGCGCCGCGGACTACATCAAGGCCAACGTGAGCAAGCCGGTCGTCGGGTACGTCGCCGGGTTCACCGCGCCCGAGGGCAAGACCATGGGGCACGCCGGTGCGATCGTGTCCGGCTCCGCGGGCACCGCACAGGCCAAGAAGGACGCGCTGGAGGCGGCCGGGGTGAAGGTCGGAAAGACCCCCAGCGAGACCGCCCAGCTGATGAAGGACATCCTCGCCGGGCAGTAG